In the genome of Pseudomonas sp. P5_109, one region contains:
- the pcaF gene encoding 3-oxoadipyl-CoA thiolase: MNDALIIDAVRTPIGRYAGVLSSVRADDLGAVPLRELLRRHPQVDWSTVDDVIYGCANQAGEDNRNVARMSALLAGLPVSVPGTTLNRLCGSGLDAIGTAARAIRSGETGLMLVGGVESMSRAPLVMGKAEQAFSRSAEIFDTTIGWRFVNPLMKKAYGIDSMPETAENVAEQFNISRADQDAFALRSQQRAAAAQANGRLAKEIVAVEISQRKGPAKVVEHDEHPRGDTTLEQLAKLGTPFREGGSITAGNASGVNDGACALLLASPEVAKRHGLTARGRVVAMATAGVEPRIMGIGPVPATRKVLEVANLSLADMDVIELNEAFAAQGLAVLRELGLSDTDPRVNPNGGAIALGHPLGMSGARLVTTALHELEERNGRYALCTMCIGVGQGIALIIERLSH, from the coding sequence ATGAATGACGCCCTGATCATCGACGCCGTCCGCACCCCGATTGGCCGCTACGCCGGCGTGCTGAGCAGCGTGCGTGCCGACGACCTCGGCGCGGTGCCGTTGCGCGAACTGCTGCGCCGTCACCCGCAAGTGGACTGGAGCACGGTCGACGACGTGATCTACGGCTGCGCCAACCAGGCCGGCGAAGACAACCGCAACGTCGCACGCATGTCGGCATTGCTGGCCGGGCTGCCGGTCAGCGTCCCCGGCACCACCCTCAATCGCCTGTGCGGCTCCGGGCTGGATGCCATTGGCACCGCCGCCCGCGCCATTCGCAGCGGCGAAACCGGGCTGATGCTGGTCGGTGGCGTCGAATCGATGTCCCGCGCACCGCTGGTGATGGGCAAGGCCGAGCAGGCGTTTTCCCGCTCGGCGGAGATCTTCGACACCACCATCGGCTGGCGCTTCGTCAATCCGCTGATGAAAAAGGCCTACGGCATCGACTCCATGCCGGAAACGGCGGAGAACGTCGCCGAACAGTTCAACATCTCCCGGGCCGACCAGGACGCCTTCGCCCTGCGCAGCCAGCAGCGTGCAGCGGCCGCCCAGGCCAATGGGCGCCTGGCGAAAGAAATCGTCGCCGTGGAAATCTCCCAGCGCAAAGGCCCGGCCAAAGTGGTCGAGCACGACGAACACCCGCGCGGCGACACCACCCTTGAACAGCTGGCGAAACTCGGCACGCCGTTCCGCGAAGGCGGCAGCATCACCGCCGGCAACGCCTCCGGGGTCAACGACGGCGCCTGCGCGCTGTTGCTGGCCAGCCCGGAAGTCGCCAAACGCCACGGCCTGACAGCCCGTGGTCGGGTCGTGGCGATGGCCACTGCGGGTGTTGAACCCCGGATCATGGGCATCGGCCCGGTGCCGGCGACCCGCAAGGTGCTGGAAGTGGCCAACCTGAGCCTGGCCGACATGGACGTGATCGAGCTCAACGAAGCCTTCGCCGCACAGGGCCTGGCCGTACTGCGCGAACTGGGCCTAAGCGACACCGACCCACGGGTCAACCCCAACGGCGGCGCCATCGCCCTGGGCCACCCGCTGGGCATGAGCGGCGCACGACTGGTCACCACCGCCCTGCATGAACTGGAAGAACGTAACGGCCGCTATGCCCTGTGCACCATGTGCATCGGCGTCGGCCAAGGGATCGCGCTGATCATCGAACGTCTATCCCACTAA
- the paaK gene encoding phenylacetate--CoA ligase PaaK — protein sequence MNMPIAKAALGPMLDPLETASIDELRQHQLERLRWSLNHAYNNVPLYRQRFDALGVHPDDIKSLDDLAKFPFTTKSDLRDNYPYGMFAVPMNDIVRLHASSGTTGKPTVVGYTQNDIDTWANVVARSIRAAGGRRGDKVHISYGYGLFTGGLGAHYGAERLGCTVIPMSGGQTEKQVQLIKDFQPDIIMVTPSYMLNIADEIERQGIDPHKLALRLGIFGAEPWTAELRSAIEQRLGITALDIYGLSEIMGPGVAMECAETKDGPTIWEDHFYPEIIDPVTGEVLPDGQMGELVFTSLSKEALPMIRYRTRDLTRLLPGTARPMRRIDKITGRSDDMLIIRGVNVFPTQIEEQVLKVKQLAECYEIHLYRNGNLDSVDVHVELKAEHQHLSDEQQKAVCGELSKHIKTYIGISSRIVLQPFHSIKRSEGKACHVVDKRPKA from the coding sequence ATGAACATGCCAATAGCCAAAGCCGCCCTCGGCCCAATGCTGGACCCGCTGGAAACCGCCAGCATCGACGAGCTGCGCCAGCATCAGCTGGAGCGCCTGCGCTGGAGCCTGAACCACGCCTACAACAACGTGCCGCTGTACCGTCAGCGCTTCGATGCGCTGGGTGTGCACCCGGACGACATCAAGTCCCTCGACGACCTGGCGAAATTCCCTTTCACCACCAAGTCCGACCTGCGGGACAACTACCCCTACGGCATGTTCGCCGTGCCGATGAACGACATCGTGCGCCTGCACGCGTCCAGCGGCACCACCGGCAAACCGACGGTTGTGGGCTACACCCAGAATGACATCGACACCTGGGCCAACGTGGTGGCGCGCTCGATCCGCGCCGCCGGCGGCCGGCGTGGCGACAAGGTGCACATTTCCTATGGCTACGGCCTGTTCACCGGCGGCCTCGGCGCGCACTACGGCGCCGAACGCCTGGGTTGCACAGTGATCCCGATGTCCGGCGGCCAGACCGAGAAACAAGTGCAACTGATCAAGGATTTCCAGCCGGACATCATCATGGTCACGCCGTCCTACATGCTCAACATCGCCGATGAAATCGAGCGCCAGGGCATCGACCCACACAAACTGGCCCTGCGCCTGGGCATCTTCGGTGCCGAGCCGTGGACCGCCGAACTGCGCAGCGCCATTGAGCAACGCCTGGGTATCACCGCCCTGGACATCTACGGCCTCTCGGAAATCATGGGGCCAGGTGTCGCCATGGAATGCGCAGAAACCAAAGACGGCCCGACCATATGGGAAGACCACTTCTACCCGGAAATCATCGACCCGGTCACCGGCGAAGTGCTGCCGGACGGGCAGATGGGCGAACTGGTGTTCACCTCATTGAGCAAAGAAGCCCTGCCGATGATCCGCTACCGCACCCGCGACCTGACGCGCCTGCTGCCGGGTACCGCGCGGCCGATGCGCCGTATCGACAAGATCACCGGGCGCAGCGATGACATGCTGATCATTCGCGGGGTGAACGTGTTTCCGACGCAGATCGAGGAGCAGGTTCTGAAAGTTAAACAACTTGCCGAGTGCTATGAGATCCATCTGTATCGCAATGGCAACCTGGACAGTGTTGATGTGCATGTCGAGTTGAAGGCTGAGCACCAGCACCTGAGTGACGAACAGCAGAAGGCTGTTTGTGGGGAGTTGAGCAAGCACATCAAGACGTATATCGGGATCAGTTCGCGGATCGTTTTGCAGCCTTTCCATTCGATCAAACGGTCGGAGGGCAAGGCTTGCCACGTGGTGGATAAACGTCCGAAAGCATGA
- the paaA gene encoding 1,2-phenylacetyl-CoA epoxidase subunit PaaA, whose translation MYAQLVETGVKRIKDLSEMSEQERAFQEKIDSEIKIEAKNWMPDAYRQTLIRQISQHAHSEIVGMLPEGNWVTRAPSLKRKLQLMAKIQDEAGHGLYLYSAMETLGADRDEEVAKLHSGKAKYSSIFNYPTLNWADMGAVGWLVDGAAIVNQVVLQRTSYGPYSRAMVRICKEESFHQRQGYEILLTMMRHGTQAQKDMVQDAINRLWWPSLMMFGPSDEHSPNSAQSMAWKIKRQSNDELRQRFVDQTIPQLELLGCTCPDPDLKWNAERGHYDFGEIQWNEFYEVLKGNGPCNQERVATRRKAIEDGAWVREAAVAHARKKQNKNAA comes from the coding sequence ATGTACGCACAGCTAGTAGAAACAGGCGTAAAGCGCATCAAGGACCTCTCGGAAATGTCCGAACAGGAACGCGCATTCCAGGAAAAAATCGATTCAGAAATCAAGATCGAAGCCAAGAACTGGATGCCAGATGCCTACCGCCAGACCCTGATCCGGCAGATTTCCCAGCACGCCCACTCCGAAATCGTCGGCATGCTGCCCGAAGGCAACTGGGTCACCCGCGCACCCAGCCTCAAGCGCAAACTGCAGTTGATGGCCAAGATCCAGGACGAAGCCGGCCACGGCCTGTACCTGTACAGCGCCATGGAAACCCTGGGCGCCGACCGCGATGAAGAAGTCGCCAAGCTGCACAGCGGCAAGGCCAAGTACTCGAGCATCTTCAATTACCCGACGCTGAACTGGGCCGACATGGGCGCGGTGGGCTGGCTGGTCGATGGCGCCGCGATCGTCAACCAGGTGGTGCTGCAGCGCACCTCCTACGGCCCCTACTCCCGGGCCATGGTGCGCATCTGCAAGGAAGAGAGCTTCCACCAGCGCCAGGGCTACGAAATCCTCCTGACCATGATGCGCCACGGTACCCAGGCGCAAAAAGACATGGTCCAGGACGCGATCAACCGCCTCTGGTGGCCGTCGCTGATGATGTTCGGCCCAAGCGACGAACACTCGCCCAACAGTGCCCAGTCCATGGCCTGGAAAATCAAGCGCCAGAGCAACGACGAACTGCGCCAGCGCTTCGTCGACCAGACCATCCCGCAGCTGGAACTGCTGGGCTGCACCTGCCCCGACCCGGACCTGAAGTGGAACGCCGAACGCGGCCACTACGACTTCGGCGAAATCCAGTGGAACGAATTCTACGAAGTGCTCAAGGGCAACGGCCCGTGCAACCAGGAACGCGTCGCCACCCGCCGCAAGGCGATTGAAGACGGTGCCTGGGTTCGTGAAGCCGCCGTCGCCCATGCCCGTAAAAAACAAAACAAGAACGCCGCCTGA
- the paaB gene encoding 1,2-phenylacetyl-CoA epoxidase subunit PaaB produces MSEWTLFEVFVRSKHGLNHKHVGSVHAADTTMAIENARELYTRRSEGVSLWVVPSALITASSPDEKDPLFDPSDDKVYRHASFYELPAEVGHM; encoded by the coding sequence ATGTCCGAGTGGACCCTCTTCGAAGTCTTCGTGCGCAGCAAGCACGGCCTCAACCACAAGCATGTCGGCAGCGTGCATGCCGCCGACACCACCATGGCCATCGAGAACGCGCGCGAGCTCTACACCCGTCGCAGCGAAGGCGTAAGCCTGTGGGTGGTGCCTTCGGCATTGATCACCGCCTCGTCGCCGGATGAAAAAGACCCGCTGTTCGATCCGTCGGACGACAAGGTCTACCGCCACGCCAGCTTCTACGAGCTGCCGGCCGAAGTCGGGCACATGTGA
- the paaC gene encoding 1,2-phenylacetyl-CoA epoxidase subunit PaaC — MNNKTDLIEYLLRLGDSALIQGQRLCQWCGKAPALEEELALMNVGLDLVGQARNWLEYAAELLDDGRDADHLAFRRDERAYRNLLLVEQPNGDFAVTMLKQFLYDAWHLPVLQGLSQSSDERIAGIAAKAVKEATYHLRRSGEWIERMGDGTEESHKRMLAAIPEVWRFTVELIAADDSEQRLCEASITPDIASVAAQWQAKVEQIFTSATLPVPAAPNYFYLNARKGLHSEHLGILLAEMQFLPRAYPDATW, encoded by the coding sequence ATGAATAACAAGACCGATCTGATCGAATACCTGCTGCGCCTCGGCGACAGTGCCCTGATCCAGGGCCAGCGTCTGTGCCAATGGTGCGGCAAGGCCCCGGCACTGGAAGAAGAGCTGGCGCTGATGAACGTCGGCCTCGACCTGGTGGGCCAGGCACGCAACTGGCTGGAATACGCCGCCGAACTGCTGGACGACGGCCGCGATGCCGATCACCTGGCGTTCCGTCGCGACGAGCGCGCCTACCGCAACCTGCTGTTGGTGGAACAACCCAACGGCGACTTCGCGGTGACCATGCTCAAGCAGTTTCTCTATGACGCTTGGCATTTGCCGGTGCTGCAAGGCCTGAGCCAGTCCAGCGACGAACGCATTGCCGGGATTGCCGCCAAAGCCGTGAAGGAAGCGACCTATCACCTGCGCCGCTCCGGCGAGTGGATCGAGCGTATGGGCGACGGCACCGAGGAAAGCCACAAGCGCATGCTCGCCGCCATCCCCGAAGTCTGGCGTTTCACCGTGGAACTGATCGCCGCCGACGACAGCGAACAGCGCCTGTGCGAAGCCAGCATCACCCCGGACATCGCCAGCGTCGCCGCGCAGTGGCAGGCCAAGGTCGAGCAGATTTTCACCAGCGCCACCCTGCCCGTTCCCGCGGCGCCGAACTACTTCTACCTGAATGCACGCAAGGGCCTGCACAGCGAACACCTGGGCATCCTGCTCGCCGAAATGCAGTTCCTGCCACGAGCGTACCCCGATGCAACCTGGTGA
- the paaD gene encoding 1,2-phenylacetyl-CoA epoxidase subunit PaaD, which yields MQPGELIASDLGARPAQPTDLAAAWAILSEVMDPEVPVVSVVDLGIVRDLDWQAGHLHVVVTPTYSGCPATEVIESDIREALELAGFKAPLLERKLTPAWTTDWISDSGRERLRAYGIAPPEGSTSKRSLLGESPQVVCPQCGSAHTEVLSEFGSTACKALYRCVDCREPFDYFKCI from the coding sequence ATGCAACCTGGTGAGCTGATCGCCAGCGACCTCGGCGCCCGGCCGGCTCAACCGACCGACCTGGCCGCCGCCTGGGCGATCCTGTCGGAGGTCATGGACCCGGAAGTGCCGGTGGTCAGCGTCGTCGACCTCGGCATCGTCCGCGACCTGGACTGGCAGGCCGGACATCTTCACGTGGTGGTCACGCCGACCTACTCCGGTTGCCCCGCCACCGAAGTGATCGAAAGCGACATCCGCGAAGCCCTGGAACTGGCCGGATTCAAGGCGCCGTTACTTGAGCGCAAGTTGACCCCGGCCTGGACCACCGACTGGATCAGCGACAGCGGCCGCGAACGCCTGCGGGCCTATGGCATTGCGCCGCCCGAGGGCAGCACCAGCAAGCGCAGCCTGCTCGGCGAAAGCCCGCAGGTTGTGTGCCCGCAATGCGGCAGCGCCCACACCGAGGTGCTCAGCGAGTTCGGCTCCACCGCGTGCAAGGCCCTGTACCGCTGCGTCGATTGCCGGGAACCGTTCGACTATTTCAAGTGCATCTGA
- the paaE gene encoding 1,2-phenylacetyl-CoA epoxidase subunit PaaE, whose product MSKFHSLTIKDVRAETRDAVSIAFDIPQDLQDSFHFTQGQHLVMRTQLDGEEVRRSYSICTGVNDGELRIAVKRVAGGRFSAFANEQLKAGHVLEVMPPAGHFCVELDPQRHGNYLAVAAGSGITPILSIIKTTLETEPHSRVTLLYGNRSSSGALFREQLEDLKNRYLQRLNLIFVFSREQQDVDLYNGRINAEKCEQLFSRWLDVKALDAAFICGPQEMTETVRDSLKAKGMAPERIHFELFAAAGSEQKREAREAARQVDSAVSQITVISDGRALAFDLPRNSQSILDAGNAQGAELPYSCKAGVCSTCKCKVIEGEVEMDSNHALEDYEVAAGYVLSCQAFPISDKVVLDFDQL is encoded by the coding sequence ATGAGCAAATTTCACAGCCTGACCATCAAGGACGTGCGCGCCGAGACCCGTGACGCGGTGTCCATCGCCTTCGACATTCCGCAGGACCTGCAAGACAGCTTTCACTTCACCCAGGGCCAGCACCTGGTGATGCGCACGCAACTGGACGGCGAAGAAGTGCGCCGCTCCTACTCAATCTGCACCGGAGTCAACGACGGTGAACTGCGTATTGCCGTCAAGCGTGTGGCGGGCGGCCGTTTCTCGGCGTTTGCCAACGAACAGCTGAAAGCCGGGCACGTCCTGGAAGTGATGCCGCCTGCCGGGCATTTCTGCGTCGAACTCGACCCGCAACGCCACGGTAATTACCTGGCTGTAGCGGCGGGCAGCGGCATCACGCCGATCCTGTCGATCATCAAGACCACCCTGGAAACCGAGCCCCACAGCCGCGTCACCCTGCTGTACGGCAACCGCTCCAGCTCCGGCGCGCTGTTCCGCGAGCAGCTTGAAGATTTGAAGAACCGCTACCTGCAACGCCTGAACCTGATCTTCGTGTTCAGCCGCGAGCAGCAGGATGTCGACCTGTACAACGGCCGGATCAACGCCGAGAAGTGCGAGCAATTGTTCTCCCGCTGGCTCGACGTCAAGGCCCTCGACGCCGCCTTCATCTGCGGCCCGCAGGAAATGACCGAGACCGTGCGCGACAGCCTCAAGGCCAAGGGCATGGCGCCTGAGCGCATCCATTTCGAACTGTTCGCCGCCGCCGGCAGCGAGCAAAAACGCGAAGCTCGCGAAGCGGCCCGCCAGGTGGATTCAGCGGTCAGCCAGATCACCGTCATCAGCGACGGTCGCGCCCTGGCCTTCGACCTGCCGCGCAACAGCCAGAGCATCCTCGACGCGGGCAACGCCCAGGGCGCCGAATTGCCTTACTCGTGCAAGGCCGGCGTGTGCTCGACCTGCAAGTGCAAGGTCATCGAAGGCGAAGTGGAAATGGACAGCAACCACGCCCTGGAAGACTACGAAGTGGCTGCCGGCTATGTGCTGTCGTGCCAGGCCTTCCCGATCAGCGACAAGGTTGTGCTGGATTTCGATCAGCTCTGA
- a CDS encoding DUF485 domain-containing protein, whose protein sequence is MSPQDIELIHQHPNFIQLVRRKQKLYWSLSLIMLVIYFGFVLLVAFSPATLGQSLSGGVTTVGMLVGVVIVVLAFALTGFYVYRANNVIDPLNEKLKQECAR, encoded by the coding sequence ATGAGCCCGCAAGACATAGAACTCATCCACCAACACCCCAACTTCATCCAGTTGGTGCGACGCAAGCAGAAACTCTACTGGTCGTTGTCGCTGATCATGCTGGTGATCTACTTCGGCTTCGTGCTGCTGGTGGCGTTCTCGCCCGCAACCCTCGGCCAATCCCTGAGCGGCGGCGTGACCACCGTAGGCATGCTGGTGGGTGTGGTGATCGTGGTGCTGGCCTTTGCCTTGACGGGTTTCTATGTCTATCGCGCCAACAACGTGATCGACCCGCTGAATGAAAAACTCAAGCAGGAGTGCGCCCGATGA
- a CDS encoding cation acetate symporter, with product MSRLLALFLLPLAAVTDVALAADGASRPLNWNAIGMFLVFVLFTLGVTRWAALRTRSASDFYTAGGGMTGFQNGLAIAGDMISAASFLGISAMMFLNGYDGLLYALGVLAGWPIILFLIAERLRNLGKYTFADVVSYRLEQTPVRLTSAFGTLTVALMYLVAQMVGAGKLIELLFGIDYLYAVMLVGVLMVFYVTFGGMLATTWVQIIKAVMLLFGTTFMAFMVLKHFGFSTEAMFAGATAVHAKGNAIMAPGGLLSNPIDAISLGLGMMFGTAGLPHILMRFFTVSDAKEARKSVFYATGFIGYFYLLLIIVGFGAIVMVGTDPAFRDASGAIIGGGNMIAVHLAQAVGGNLFLGFISAVAFATILAVVAGLALSGASAVSHDLYACVIRKGQASEQQEIRVSRIATLCIGVLAILLGLLFESQNIAFLSGLVLAIAASVNFPVLFLSMYWKGLTTRGAVLGSLSGLVSAIVLLVLSPAVWVNVLHHDKALFPYSNPALFSMSLAFFSAWLFSVTDTSPRAALERGRYLAQFIRSMTGIGASGASKH from the coding sequence ATGAGCCGCCTTCTTGCCTTGTTCCTGCTGCCGCTGGCAGCGGTCACTGATGTTGCGCTGGCCGCCGACGGCGCGTCCCGCCCACTGAACTGGAACGCCATCGGCATGTTCCTGGTGTTCGTGCTGTTCACCCTCGGCGTGACGCGCTGGGCGGCACTTCGCACCCGCTCCGCCAGCGACTTCTACACCGCCGGTGGTGGCATGACCGGCTTCCAGAACGGCCTGGCGATTGCTGGCGACATGATCTCGGCAGCCTCGTTCCTCGGCATTTCCGCGATGATGTTCCTCAATGGCTACGACGGTTTGCTCTACGCCTTGGGCGTGCTGGCCGGCTGGCCGATCATCCTGTTCCTGATTGCCGAACGCCTGCGCAACCTCGGGAAATACACCTTTGCCGACGTGGTGTCCTATCGCCTGGAGCAGACCCCGGTACGCCTGACCTCGGCTTTCGGCACCCTGACCGTGGCCCTCATGTACCTGGTGGCGCAGATGGTCGGTGCCGGCAAGCTGATCGAGTTGCTGTTCGGCATCGACTACCTCTATGCGGTGATGCTGGTCGGCGTGCTGATGGTGTTCTACGTGACCTTCGGCGGCATGCTCGCCACCACCTGGGTGCAGATCATCAAGGCGGTGATGCTGCTGTTCGGCACCACCTTCATGGCATTCATGGTGCTCAAGCACTTCGGTTTCAGCACTGAAGCGATGTTTGCCGGCGCTACCGCCGTGCATGCCAAGGGCAACGCGATCATGGCGCCCGGTGGTTTGCTGTCCAACCCGATCGATGCGATTTCCCTGGGGCTTGGCATGATGTTCGGTACCGCCGGCCTGCCGCACATCCTGATGCGTTTCTTCACCGTCAGCGATGCCAAGGAAGCGCGTAAAAGCGTGTTCTACGCCACCGGTTTCATCGGCTACTTCTACTTGCTGCTGATCATCGTCGGCTTCGGCGCCATCGTCATGGTCGGCACCGATCCGGCGTTCCGCGACGCCAGCGGCGCAATCATCGGCGGCGGCAACATGATCGCTGTGCACCTGGCCCAGGCCGTGGGTGGCAACCTGTTCCTCGGCTTCATCTCGGCGGTCGCCTTCGCCACCATCCTGGCAGTGGTTGCCGGGCTGGCACTGTCCGGCGCCTCGGCGGTGTCCCATGACCTGTATGCCTGCGTGATACGCAAGGGCCAGGCCAGCGAACAGCAAGAAATACGCGTGTCGCGAATCGCCACCCTGTGCATCGGCGTGCTGGCGATCCTCCTCGGCCTGCTGTTCGAGTCGCAGAACATTGCCTTCCTCTCCGGCCTGGTGCTGGCCATTGCCGCGTCGGTGAATTTCCCGGTGCTGTTCCTTTCGATGTACTGGAAAGGCCTGACCACTCGCGGCGCCGTGCTCGGCAGCCTGTCCGGACTGGTCTCGGCGATTGTGTTGCTGGTGCTAAGCCCGGCGGTGTGGGTCAACGTGCTGCATCACGACAAGGCGCTGTTCCCGTACTCCAACCCGGCGCTGTTTTCCATGAGCCTGGCGTTCTTCAGTGCCTGGCTGTTTTCCGTCACCGACACCTCACCCCGTGCAGCCCTTGAGCGCGGCCGTTATCTGGCGCAGTTCATCCGTTCGATGACCGGCATCGGTGCCTCCGGCGCCAGCAAACACTAA
- a CDS encoding OprD family porin gives MKPARTAPYESLFSLAVALSLPMIAPCAMADFIGDSKARIEMRNHYINRDFRQDNAPQSKADEWAQGFTARVESGFTDGTFGFGLDALGELGLKLDSSPDRRGTGLLPFGPQSHEPDDDYSELGVTGKVRVSKSVLKLGTLQPLLPVATYNDTRLLGSTFEGGLLTSQEIDGLTVNAGRLTKANLRDSSSNDDIGYAAASSDHFDFGGGSYAFSPQLNLSYYYGKLDQIYRQQFAGLVHTQPLGNGFNLRSDLRYFDSRGDGAEKAGRIDNRNFNSMFTLSHGAHKVSAAYQQLSGDSAFPFLNGGDPYVVNLVTFNTFTRADEDSWQLRYDYDFAAQGIPGLTFMTRYTDGSHVKAGSVDNGSEWERDTDISYVIQSGVLKNVSLRWRNVTFRSGDGLTTALDENRLIVGYTLALW, from the coding sequence ATGAAACCCGCTCGTACTGCACCTTATGAATCACTGTTTTCGCTGGCCGTCGCATTGAGTCTGCCCATGATCGCCCCTTGCGCCATGGCCGACTTCATCGGCGACAGCAAGGCCCGTATCGAAATGCGCAACCACTACATCAACCGCGATTTCCGTCAGGACAACGCCCCGCAATCCAAGGCCGATGAATGGGCCCAGGGCTTCACTGCGCGCGTCGAATCCGGGTTCACCGACGGCACCTTCGGTTTTGGTCTCGACGCGCTGGGCGAACTGGGGCTCAAGCTCGACTCCAGCCCGGATCGCCGTGGTACCGGGCTGCTGCCGTTTGGCCCGCAGAGCCATGAGCCCGATGACGACTACAGCGAACTGGGCGTGACCGGCAAAGTGCGGGTGTCCAAGAGCGTGTTGAAACTCGGCACCCTGCAACCCTTGTTGCCGGTGGCGACTTACAACGACACACGCCTGCTGGGTTCGACCTTTGAAGGTGGCTTGCTGACCAGCCAGGAGATCGACGGCCTGACGGTGAATGCCGGCCGCCTGACCAAGGCCAACCTGCGCGACTCGTCCAGCAACGATGACATCGGCTACGCCGCCGCCAGCAGCGATCACTTCGACTTCGGTGGCGGCAGCTACGCGTTCAGCCCGCAACTGAACCTGAGCTACTACTACGGCAAGCTCGACCAGATCTATCGCCAGCAATTCGCCGGACTGGTGCATACGCAACCACTGGGCAACGGCTTCAACCTGCGCAGCGACCTGCGTTATTTCGACAGTCGCGGTGACGGCGCGGAAAAGGCCGGGCGCATCGACAACCGCAATTTCAATAGCATGTTCACCCTGTCCCACGGTGCCCACAAGGTCAGTGCCGCCTACCAGCAACTGTCCGGCGACAGCGCCTTTCCGTTCCTCAACGGCGGCGATCCGTACGTGGTCAACCTGGTGACGTTCAACACCTTTACCCGCGCCGACGAGGATTCCTGGCAGCTGCGTTACGACTATGACTTCGCGGCGCAAGGCATTCCCGGCCTGACCTTCATGACCCGCTACACCGACGGCAGCCACGTCAAGGCAGGCAGCGTCGACAACGGAAGCGAATGGGAGCGCGACACCGATATCAGCTACGTCATCCAGAGCGGCGTGTTGAAGAACGTCAGCCTGCGCTGGCGCAACGTGACCTTCCGTTCCGGCGATGGCTTGACGACCGCCCTCGATGAAAACCGGCTGATCGTCGGTTACACCCTGGCGCTTTGGTAA